The genomic region TACGGGATGAGCTCTTCTACAGCAATGGACAAGCATGCCGGGGGGGTAGCTGAATATCGAGCCAGCGAAGGAAAAACAGTACAGGTACCCTATCGGGGGCCGGTTGAAAATACCTTACAGGATATTCTGGGAGGTATACGAAGTACCTGTACCTATGTAGGTGCGGGCAGACTAAAAGAGCTTACCAAAAGAACCACTTTTATTAGAGTGGCAGAACAGGAAAATACAGTTTACAGTAAATAAAAAAACTCTCGCTGCGAAGCGAGAGTTTTTTTATTGGTACCGCCAAAAAAGCTATAACAACATGATCCCATCAACTATTGGGATGTTTTAAAGTTTTAAGTGTTTTTGAATCAAGAACCTGGGCTCCCGCAAGGACTCTTGATTCGAAAACGATATCGTTTGTTTTAAATATTAGATTGAATTTCTGTATTTAAAGCTTGTTCTCTTCCGATTGATAGATAAAGAAATGATCCTACTATAGGAAGAAGGATAACAACTAAAGTCCACATCAACCGCATTTTCTTCTTAAATGAATTAGAATTCCTTATTATACTCATGATACAAAATGCCGGAAAAATTACTGCTAATAATCCTAAAGATTGAAGAATAAAGAACTGTAATTCTTGATCTATAAAATTCATAATACGAGGTTAAAGCGTTTGGTCTTACGAATATAATAAAATTATAGAACAAAATTAAGTTTATGTTAATTTAATTCTACGTAATTATTAAATATGCATATGTAGTGAAACCTGATTAGCTTCGAATGGAAGCAATAATGCGGGATCAAAGAAATTCATATGAAAATAACGGTGTTAAATAATTTTTAATTTAACATGAAGAACATCTGTAAGCGTTAATAAGGAACAAAAAGTTACCAAATAAAATACCTGAATTTCAATGCTTTTGTTCCTTATTCTTCTTTACTACAA from Zunongwangia profunda SM-A87 harbors:
- a CDS encoding PLD nuclease N-terminal domain-containing protein, yielding MNFIDQELQFFILQSLGLLAVIFPAFCIMSIIRNSNSFKKKMRLMWTLVVILLPIVGSFLYLSIGREQALNTEIQSNI